One Actinospica robiniae DSM 44927 genomic region harbors:
- a CDS encoding IS110 family transposase, which yields MEQEHTYRRAAGIDLGKRVMSVCIRTPGRGGAVDLEQLTYTTITSQILALRDRLEDARVEIVAMEATGDYWRPVCWILQGTLPGVEVLLVNPAHVKILKGRKTDRADAAFLARQAAAGNLRGSFIPPEPVREVRDLTRRRTTLTSLRGSEVQRLEKTLEDTGVKLSSVISSLTGTTGRTILQALVAGTRDPAILARLADPRIKAGHEQLTEALTGYFTDHHGYLVADHLEEIDHYTGKIRALDERIAQLLDQPDKHQDVRNLTTIPGIDTTGAQIIVSELGHEMNAFPTPGHLSSWLGVAGGHNESAGIKRKARPADGNSAMRRLLGIAAFTVMGHKGTYLNARYHRLRGHMDSRKAQVAIMHDIAIAIWFILHDKVPYRELGPDYFARRDPDKITRRIHALARSIGATIEIHPTPTT from the coding sequence ATGGAGCAGGAGCACACCTACCGTAGAGCCGCGGGGATCGATCTGGGCAAGCGCGTGATGTCGGTATGCATCCGGACCCCGGGCCGCGGCGGGGCGGTGGATCTCGAACAGCTCACCTACACGACGATCACATCACAGATCCTTGCCTTGCGCGACCGCTTGGAGGACGCGCGGGTGGAGATCGTGGCGATGGAGGCGACCGGAGACTACTGGCGCCCGGTCTGCTGGATCCTTCAAGGCACCCTGCCCGGGGTCGAGGTCCTGTTGGTCAATCCAGCTCACGTCAAAATCCTCAAAGGGCGCAAAACCGACCGGGCGGACGCGGCGTTCCTCGCCCGTCAAGCAGCCGCCGGAAACCTGCGCGGCTCGTTCATCCCCCCCGAACCGGTACGCGAGGTACGCGATCTGACCAGGCGACGCACCACTTTGACCTCGCTGCGCGGCAGCGAGGTCCAACGGCTGGAGAAGACACTCGAGGACACCGGCGTAAAACTCTCCAGCGTCATCAGCAGCCTCACCGGCACGACCGGACGCACCATCCTCCAAGCCCTGGTCGCCGGCACCCGGGACCCCGCCATACTCGCGCGGCTCGCGGACCCCAGGATCAAAGCCGGCCACGAACAACTCACCGAGGCCCTCACGGGCTACTTCACCGACCACCACGGCTACCTCGTAGCCGACCACCTCGAAGAGATCGACCACTACACCGGCAAGATCCGCGCCCTCGACGAACGGATCGCGCAACTCCTCGACCAGCCCGACAAACACCAGGACGTCCGCAACCTCACCACCATCCCCGGCATCGACACCACCGGCGCGCAGATCATCGTCTCCGAACTCGGACACGAGATGAACGCCTTCCCCACCCCCGGCCACCTCTCCTCCTGGCTCGGAGTCGCCGGCGGACACAACGAATCAGCCGGAATCAAACGCAAAGCCCGACCCGCCGACGGCAACAGCGCCATGCGCCGACTCCTGGGCATCGCCGCGTTCACCGTCATGGGACACAAGGGCACCTACCTCAACGCCCGCTACCACCGACTACGCGGACACATGGACTCCCGCAAAGCCCAAGTCGCGATCATGCACGACATCGCTATCGCGATCTGGTTCATCCTCCACGACAAAGTCCCCTACCGAGAACTCGGCCCCGACTACTTCGCCCGCCGCGACCCCGACAAGATCACCCGCCGCATCCACGCCCTCGCCCGCTCCATCGGCGCCACCATCGAAATCCACCCCACCCCCACAACCTAA
- a CDS encoding OB-fold nucleic acid binding domain-containing protein codes for MREPAPSAVPARKAGLLKRVLSRLTADTEELDAADLQAAMPTLGATPIVRCPDREPVCILGTLRTVTFRPRAGVPALQAELWDGTGSVSVVFLGRRSIPGISPGRAVKIRGRITTLRGQRVIYNPIYELRPGGSD; via the coding sequence ATGCGCGAGCCCGCCCCCTCGGCAGTCCCGGCCCGCAAGGCCGGCCTGCTCAAGCGCGTCCTGTCCCGGCTGACCGCCGACACCGAGGAACTGGACGCGGCCGATCTCCAGGCGGCCATGCCGACCCTGGGCGCGACCCCGATCGTGCGCTGCCCGGACCGCGAGCCGGTGTGCATCCTCGGCACCCTGCGCACGGTCACCTTCCGTCCGCGGGCCGGGGTGCCCGCGCTGCAAGCGGAACTCTGGGACGGGACCGGGTCGGTCTCCGTCGTCTTCCTGGGGCGGCGCAGCATCCCGGGCATCAGCCCGGGGCGCGCCGTCAAGATCCGCGGCCGCATCACGACGCTGCGCGGCCAACGGGTGATCTACAACCCGATCTACGAGCTGCGACCTGGAGGTTCAGACTAG
- a CDS encoding phosphotransferase family protein encodes MPEPEVLGAGEWSSAYELTVDGRSLVVRVGRYREDYLKDQIAAKLFASSRVPVPEIIAFGETDGLCYAVAERVHGIGLDELDAAEIDRVLPSLLGVLDEIHACDVAQTTGFGDWGPDRVGGHASWAQSLLAVGDDRARFPGWRDELATSPADSTKFDQGLEHLASVAPRLPAVRELIHRDLFNRNILVSGTAVAGVLDWGCSLYGDSLYDAAWLAYCWALYPQWSAIDIRSRIRQHLEAAGLLPADFEERLHAYEVHIGLGAVQFCAFVRRWDQVEWHADAVAKLIAA; translated from the coding sequence ATGCCAGAGCCTGAGGTACTCGGCGCCGGGGAGTGGTCGAGCGCGTACGAATTGACGGTGGACGGCCGCAGCCTGGTGGTGCGCGTCGGGAGGTACCGCGAGGACTACCTCAAGGACCAGATCGCGGCGAAGCTTTTCGCCTCCTCCCGGGTGCCGGTGCCGGAGATCATCGCGTTCGGCGAGACCGACGGGCTGTGCTACGCCGTCGCCGAACGCGTACACGGCATCGGCCTGGACGAGCTCGACGCCGCGGAAATCGACAGAGTACTGCCGTCGCTGCTCGGGGTGCTCGACGAGATCCACGCCTGCGACGTCGCGCAGACCACCGGCTTCGGGGATTGGGGTCCGGACCGGGTAGGCGGGCATGCGAGCTGGGCGCAGTCGCTGCTCGCCGTCGGCGACGACCGGGCACGCTTCCCGGGCTGGCGGGACGAACTCGCGACGTCTCCGGCCGACTCGACCAAGTTCGACCAAGGCCTCGAACACCTGGCTTCAGTGGCGCCGCGGCTGCCCGCGGTGCGGGAGCTGATTCACCGCGACCTGTTCAACCGGAACATCCTCGTCTCAGGCACCGCCGTGGCCGGCGTGCTGGACTGGGGCTGCTCCCTGTACGGCGACTCCCTCTACGACGCGGCGTGGCTGGCCTACTGCTGGGCCCTGTATCCACAGTGGTCCGCGATCGACATTCGGTCGCGGATCCGGCAGCACCTCGAGGCGGCCGGGCTCCTGCCGGCCGACTTCGAGGAGCGCCTCCACGCGTACGAAGTCCACATCGGGCTGGGCGCCGTCCAGTTCTGCGCGTTCGTGCGCAGGTGGGACCAGGTCGAGTGGCATGCCGACGCGGTCGCCAAGCTCATCGCGGCCTAG
- a CDS encoding SDR family NAD(P)-dependent oxidoreductase, producing the protein MTTTLITGGNKGLGFETARQLVAAGHTVYLSSRDAELGRRAAAQIGARTVQLDVTQDESVAAAASALEADGGLDVLVNNAGIAPEWGPDNAVVGAADLTVDLMRETFETNVFGVVRVLGAFLPLLQRSSCPVVVNVSSGLASIARAAAAEASSRAYSGVAYPASKAAVNMITVRYAKAFPGVRINAVEPGFTATDLNGNNGRQTVEEGAVVIARMAQLGPDGPTGGYFSAEGRLPW; encoded by the coding sequence ATGACGACGACACTGATTACGGGCGGCAACAAGGGCCTCGGCTTCGAAACGGCCCGCCAGCTCGTGGCGGCGGGCCACACCGTCTATCTGAGCAGCCGGGACGCCGAGCTCGGCCGTCGCGCCGCTGCACAGATCGGCGCGCGGACGGTGCAGCTGGACGTCACACAGGACGAGTCGGTCGCGGCCGCCGCGTCGGCGCTCGAGGCCGACGGCGGGCTGGACGTGCTGGTCAACAACGCCGGCATCGCGCCGGAGTGGGGCCCGGACAACGCGGTGGTCGGCGCGGCGGACCTGACCGTCGACCTGATGCGCGAGACCTTCGAGACCAACGTCTTCGGCGTCGTGCGCGTGCTGGGGGCGTTCCTGCCGTTGCTGCAGCGCTCGTCGTGCCCGGTCGTGGTCAACGTCAGCAGCGGCCTCGCGTCCATAGCGCGAGCGGCCGCGGCCGAGGCCTCCTCGCGAGCCTACTCCGGGGTCGCCTATCCGGCCTCGAAGGCGGCCGTCAACATGATCACCGTGCGGTACGCGAAGGCGTTCCCGGGCGTGCGGATCAACGCGGTCGAGCCCGGATTCACCGCGACCGACCTGAACGGCAACAACGGCCGGCAGACCGTCGAAGAGGGCGCGGTGGTCATCGCGCGCATGGCGCAGCTCGGGCCGGACGGCCCGACCGGCGGCTACTTCTCGGCCGAGGGGCGCCTGCCCTGGTGA
- a CDS encoding SMI1/KNR4 family protein codes for MEESHDLVNRVRAWALTAAEERGVRLPEPATDEQIGATEALLGYALHPLLKRLYREVANGGFGPDYWRLMPSERWTMCPRIDVPAGQPRWWPDGVVAVMDVGCGMLSAIDCADPTGGGQVLLMDPNAFDCGEPEAWYADAATLAQWLEGWLDGTSWLVDENPDIEEINWPDRWADAAARLGIVVD; via the coding sequence ATGGAGGAGTCTCACGATCTTGTGAACCGCGTACGCGCCTGGGCTCTCACCGCCGCCGAGGAGCGCGGAGTCCGGCTGCCGGAACCGGCGACGGACGAGCAGATCGGCGCCACGGAGGCGCTGCTGGGGTACGCCCTGCACCCGCTGCTGAAGCGGCTCTACCGGGAGGTCGCGAACGGCGGCTTCGGGCCGGACTACTGGCGCCTGATGCCGAGTGAGCGCTGGACGATGTGTCCCCGCATCGATGTGCCGGCGGGGCAGCCCCGGTGGTGGCCGGACGGAGTGGTGGCGGTGATGGATGTCGGCTGCGGGATGCTCTCCGCGATCGACTGCGCGGATCCGACCGGAGGGGGCCAAGTGCTCTTGATGGACCCGAACGCGTTCGATTGCGGGGAACCGGAGGCGTGGTATGCGGATGCCGCGACGCTCGCGCAGTGGCTGGAGGGCTGGCTCGACGGCACCTCGTGGCTTGTCGATGAGAACCCTGACATCGAGGAGATCAACTGGCCGGACCGGTGGGCCGACGCGGCGGCCCGACTCGGCATAGTCGTGGATTGA
- a CDS encoding MerR family transcriptional regulator — protein MLEVKPQPKKPEPAPLPPGGLSIAEAARRTGVSAHTLRYYERAGLVVTPTGRTSSGRRRYHRLDLDWIKICARFRATGMPIRSIRRYAELVAAGRGNEPERLALLEGHRAEVTAKLAELQESLALIDHKIDVYRARLAAGDADRLWAPGA, from the coding sequence GTGCTCGAAGTCAAGCCGCAACCGAAGAAGCCCGAACCCGCCCCGCTCCCGCCCGGGGGCCTGAGCATCGCCGAAGCCGCCCGCCGCACCGGCGTGAGCGCGCACACCCTGCGCTACTACGAGCGGGCCGGCCTCGTCGTCACCCCGACCGGCCGCACCAGCAGCGGCCGACGCCGCTACCACCGCCTCGACCTCGACTGGATCAAGATCTGCGCCCGCTTCCGCGCCACCGGCATGCCGATCCGATCCATCCGCCGCTACGCCGAACTCGTCGCCGCCGGGCGCGGCAACGAGCCGGAACGGCTGGCACTGCTGGAAGGCCACCGCGCGGAGGTGACGGCCAAGCTCGCCGAACTCCAGGAGAGCCTCGCCTTGATCGACCACAAGATCGACGTCTACCGCGCCCGCCTCGCCGCCGGAGACGCCGACCGGCTCTGGGCGCCGGGCGCCTAG
- a CDS encoding cellulose binding domain-containing protein produces MSELNGRTARRGATTVRARKRVAAAAAAVLTTTGVATLTLTQTASAASGCQVAYSVSSQWPGGFTASVAITNLGSAVSSWTLGFTLPGTEAVSQGWSATYSQSGQKVTATNASYNGSLATNGSTSIGFNGTFTGSTFPGNASSFTLNGTACTGAVSSSSPSPSKSASASPSASASPSASASSSSGYLYEDSGQWAQYSIGGYTIYNDEWGSGYGSQTLWVKSATNWGVFSTQPATSGVKSYANESKTIGTALNSLTSATSTFNETNPSSGDWESAYDVWLNGSGIEVMIWTDKSGNVGPLGSSVGTVTLDGNTWTLYAGNNGSNPTYSFVRSANETSGTVNILDLLKYLENTGGYFSNPTLSTIQYGWEISGTGNTQENFTINSYSASAS; encoded by the coding sequence ATGTCAGAACTCAACGGCCGCACGGCACGACGAGGTGCCACGACCGTTCGCGCACGCAAACGGGTGGCCGCGGCCGCCGCGGCCGTGCTCACCACCACCGGGGTCGCCACGCTGACCCTCACTCAGACGGCGAGCGCCGCGAGCGGCTGCCAGGTCGCCTACAGCGTCTCGAGCCAGTGGCCCGGCGGCTTCACCGCCAGCGTCGCCATCACCAACCTCGGCTCGGCGGTCAGCAGCTGGACGCTCGGCTTCACGCTGCCGGGCACCGAGGCGGTCTCGCAGGGCTGGAGCGCCACCTACAGCCAGTCGGGGCAGAAGGTGACCGCGACGAACGCCTCGTACAACGGCAGCCTGGCCACGAACGGCAGCACCTCCATCGGCTTCAACGGCACGTTCACCGGCAGCACGTTCCCGGGCAACGCGTCGTCGTTCACCCTCAACGGCACGGCCTGCACCGGCGCGGTCTCCTCGAGCTCGCCCAGCCCGTCGAAGTCGGCCTCCGCGTCTCCGTCGGCCTCGGCCTCGCCGTCCGCGTCCGCCTCGTCGTCCTCGGGGTACCTGTACGAGGACTCCGGCCAGTGGGCGCAGTACTCGATCGGCGGCTACACGATCTACAACGACGAGTGGGGCAGCGGCTACGGTTCGCAGACGCTGTGGGTCAAGTCGGCCACCAACTGGGGTGTGTTCTCCACCCAGCCGGCCACCTCGGGCGTGAAGTCCTACGCGAACGAGAGCAAGACCATCGGCACCGCGCTCAACTCGCTGACCTCGGCCACGAGCACGTTCAACGAGACCAACCCGAGTAGCGGCGACTGGGAGTCGGCCTACGACGTCTGGCTCAACGGCAGCGGCATCGAGGTCATGATCTGGACCGACAAGAGCGGCAACGTCGGCCCGCTCGGCTCCTCGGTGGGCACCGTCACCCTCGACGGCAACACCTGGACGCTCTACGCCGGCAACAACGGCTCCAACCCGACCTACTCGTTCGTGCGCAGCGCCAACGAGACCTCGGGCACGGTCAACATCCTGGACCTGCTCAAGTACCTGGAGAACACCGGCGGGTACTTCTCCAACCCGACGCTCTCCACCATCCAGTACGGCTGGGAGATCAGCGGGACGGGCAACACGCAGGAGAACTTCACCATCAACAGCTACTCGGCGAGCGCCTCCTGA
- a CDS encoding APC family permease has protein sequence MTKRVLVGRPVRSEMLGEATLPKKIALPVFASDALSSVAYATEEILLVLSAGGLAMFHYTWYIAAAVALLMLVVVASYRQNVHAYPSGGGDYEVATTNLGPRSGLTVASALMVDYTLTVAVSTASGVANLASAFPVLNGHLVIICVVVIAVITLMNLRGLRESGSAFAIPTYCFVAAVAIMILWGVAQLVTGHHLAAESAGYQIRNTTNYTGLALGFLLLRAFASGCTALTGVEAISNGVPAFKAPKSRNAATTLAMLGGIAVAMFAGVTALALASHVHTSDTASNLVGLPAGATPRTVIAQVGRAVFGDSSPMFYLLQFFTALILVLAANTAFNGFPVLASILSRDGYMPRQLRNRGDRLAYSNGILLLSALAIVLVVAFQASPTRLIQLYIIGVFVSFVCSQSGMIRHWNRLLKTETDPSARHRMMRSRVINSVGFGATSLVLAIVLATKFLKGAWIVVLAMPIIWLVMRAIQRHYQAVAVELEPPANLRAAKPHSNHAIVLVSKLHLPTLRALGYARATRPDSIQAVTVEIDEGEVQALREQWETHEIPVPLTVIASPYREITRPVVEFVKRMRTENPDDIVTVYVPEYVLGHWWEQILHNQSALRLKSRLLYQRGVVVASVPYQLRSAAFGQIPGPTTAATAPPAPSPAEPAEQSR, from the coding sequence ATGACAAAGCGCGTACTCGTCGGCCGGCCGGTGCGCAGCGAGATGCTCGGCGAGGCGACCCTCCCGAAGAAGATCGCGCTCCCGGTATTCGCCTCCGACGCGCTGTCCTCGGTCGCCTACGCGACCGAGGAGATCCTGCTGGTGCTTTCCGCCGGCGGGTTGGCGATGTTCCACTACACCTGGTACATCGCCGCGGCGGTCGCGCTGCTGATGCTGGTCGTGGTCGCCTCGTACCGGCAGAACGTGCACGCCTACCCGTCCGGCGGCGGTGACTACGAGGTGGCCACCACCAACCTCGGGCCGCGGTCCGGACTGACCGTCGCCAGCGCGCTGATGGTGGACTACACCCTCACCGTCGCCGTATCCACCGCCTCCGGCGTGGCGAACCTGGCCTCCGCCTTCCCGGTCCTCAACGGGCACCTGGTGATCATCTGCGTCGTCGTGATCGCCGTGATCACGCTGATGAACCTGCGCGGGCTGCGCGAGTCGGGCTCGGCCTTCGCCATCCCGACCTACTGCTTCGTCGCCGCGGTCGCCATCATGATCCTGTGGGGCGTCGCCCAGCTCGTCACTGGCCACCACCTGGCCGCCGAGAGCGCCGGCTACCAGATCCGCAACACCACGAACTACACCGGCCTGGCCCTCGGCTTCCTGCTGCTGCGCGCCTTCGCCTCCGGCTGCACCGCGCTGACCGGCGTCGAGGCGATCAGCAACGGCGTGCCGGCGTTCAAGGCGCCGAAGAGCCGCAACGCCGCCACCACGCTGGCGATGCTCGGCGGGATCGCGGTGGCCATGTTCGCCGGCGTCACCGCGCTCGCGCTGGCTTCGCACGTGCACACCTCGGACACCGCGAGCAACCTGGTCGGGCTGCCCGCCGGGGCCACCCCGCGCACGGTGATCGCGCAGGTCGGCCGGGCCGTGTTCGGCGACTCCTCGCCGATGTTCTACCTGCTGCAGTTCTTCACCGCGCTGATCCTGGTGCTGGCGGCGAACACCGCGTTCAACGGCTTCCCGGTGCTCGCCTCGATCCTCTCCCGCGACGGCTACATGCCGCGGCAGCTGCGCAACCGGGGCGACCGGCTGGCCTACTCCAACGGCATCCTGCTGCTCTCCGCCCTCGCGATCGTCCTGGTGGTGGCCTTCCAGGCCTCGCCGACCCGGCTGATCCAGCTCTACATCATCGGCGTGTTCGTCTCCTTCGTGTGCAGCCAGTCCGGCATGATCCGGCACTGGAACCGGCTGCTGAAGACGGAGACCGACCCGTCCGCGCGGCATCGGATGATGCGTTCGCGGGTGATCAACTCGGTCGGCTTCGGCGCCACCAGCCTGGTGCTGGCCATCGTGCTGGCCACCAAGTTCCTCAAGGGCGCCTGGATCGTGGTGCTGGCGATGCCGATCATCTGGCTGGTCATGCGCGCGATCCAGCGGCACTACCAGGCCGTCGCGGTCGAGCTCGAGCCGCCGGCCAACCTGCGTGCGGCCAAGCCGCACAGCAACCACGCCATCGTGCTGGTCTCCAAGCTGCACCTGCCGACCCTGCGCGCGCTCGGCTACGCCCGGGCGACACGGCCGGACAGTATCCAGGCCGTCACCGTGGAGATCGACGAGGGCGAGGTGCAGGCCCTGCGCGAGCAGTGGGAGACGCACGAGATCCCGGTGCCGCTGACCGTGATCGCCTCGCCCTACCGCGAGATCACCCGCCCGGTGGTCGAGTTCGTCAAGCGGATGCGCACCGAGAACCCCGACGACATCGTCACCGTCTACGTGCCCGAGTACGTGCTGGGCCACTGGTGGGAGCAGATCCTGCACAACCAGTCGGCGCTGCGGCTCAAGAGCCGGCTGCTCTACCAGCGCGGCGTGGTGGTCGCCAGCGTGCCCTACCAGCTGCGCTCGGCCGCCTTCGGGCAGATCCCGGGCCCCACGACCGCCGCCACGGCCCCGCCCGCGCCCAGCCCGGCGGAGCCGGCCGAACAGTCCCGATGA
- a CDS encoding bleomycin resistance protein: MSTVETAVPILPSRDLSRAEAFYAYLGFQVARRGADYLQVTHGEIELHLYLADDLDPLVNSAGCYLRVSDPARMRSEWCGDGVSCLEVPGSEPYGETVFAVVDPDGNTLRYGPVSARAGSRV, translated from the coding sequence ATGTCCACCGTCGAGACCGCCGTGCCGATCCTGCCGAGCCGCGACCTGAGCCGGGCGGAGGCGTTCTACGCCTACCTCGGCTTCCAGGTCGCGCGGCGCGGCGCGGACTACCTTCAGGTCACCCACGGCGAGATCGAGCTGCACCTGTACCTCGCCGACGATCTTGATCCGCTGGTGAACTCGGCCGGGTGCTATCTGCGGGTGTCCGACCCGGCCCGGATGCGCTCGGAGTGGTGCGGCGACGGTGTCAGCTGCCTGGAAGTGCCCGGCAGCGAGCCGTACGGGGAGACCGTGTTCGCCGTCGTCGATCCGGATGGCAATACCCTGCGGTACGGGCCGGTCTCGGCTCGCGCCGGTTCACGCGTCTGA